The proteins below are encoded in one region of Fibrella aestuarina BUZ 2:
- a CDS encoding TlpA disulfide reductase family protein, whose protein sequence is MACALLPLAGLAQSGAYTLTGKVGTYNAPAKAYLRTVSGGTVNLDSSAITNGAFSFKGTVTDPTKAMLIIDHRGVGMRRLSAANGVAVYLEPGTITVSSPDSVLHAVASGTKLNADNEKLKAALKPASDRMTALMQEYQKATDEQRKSADFNSSIEKRYNTIESEQKKIWADFIKANPRSLVSLDAVKATGGSVPEYTDVAPLFATLSDDLKNSKAGKEYATVLTNLKATSIGEVAPDFTQADTLGQAVSLKSFRGKYVLVDFWASWCGPCRQENPNVVKNFNQFKDKNFTVLGVSLDRPNAKEAWMRAIHKDGLTWTQVSDLKFWDNDVAKLYGVRAIPQNFLIGPDGKILAKNIRGEELGKKLGELLVAKP, encoded by the coding sequence ATGGCCTGCGCGCTCCTGCCACTGGCGGGGTTGGCCCAAAGTGGTGCCTACACGCTCACCGGCAAAGTAGGTACGTACAACGCGCCTGCGAAAGCGTACCTGCGAACGGTGTCGGGTGGGACCGTCAACCTGGATTCGTCGGCCATCACGAATGGTGCTTTTTCGTTCAAAGGTACCGTAACCGACCCCACTAAAGCGATGCTGATCATCGACCATCGGGGCGTAGGTATGCGCCGGTTGAGCGCCGCCAATGGCGTAGCGGTGTACCTGGAGCCGGGAACGATCACGGTCAGCAGCCCCGACTCGGTTCTGCATGCCGTAGCGAGCGGCACCAAACTGAACGCCGACAACGAGAAACTGAAGGCCGCGCTGAAACCCGCCTCCGACCGGATGACGGCGCTGATGCAGGAGTACCAGAAAGCCACCGACGAGCAGCGTAAATCGGCTGATTTTAACAGCTCGATCGAAAAACGCTACAACACCATCGAAAGTGAGCAGAAGAAAATCTGGGCGGATTTCATCAAAGCGAACCCGCGTAGCCTGGTCAGCCTCGATGCGGTGAAGGCGACGGGTGGAAGCGTGCCTGAATACACGGATGTGGCCCCGCTTTTCGCGACCCTTTCCGACGACCTGAAAAACAGCAAAGCCGGCAAAGAATACGCCACGGTGCTGACTAACCTCAAAGCGACCTCGATTGGTGAAGTGGCCCCCGATTTCACGCAGGCCGACACGCTGGGACAAGCCGTATCGCTGAAATCGTTCCGGGGTAAGTACGTGCTGGTCGATTTTTGGGCGAGCTGGTGTGGGCCCTGTCGGCAGGAAAACCCCAACGTGGTGAAGAACTTCAACCAGTTCAAAGACAAAAACTTCACCGTCCTGGGCGTATCGCTCGACCGGCCCAATGCTAAAGAAGCCTGGATGCGCGCCATCCACAAGGATGGGCTGACCTGGACGCAGGTGTCGGACCTCAAATTCTGGGACAACGATGTGGCCAAGCTGTATGGCGTGCGGGCTATTCCGCAGAATTTCCTGATTGGCCCCGATGGCAAGATTCTGGCGAAGAACATCCGGGGCGAAGAACTGGGCAAAAAACTGGGCGAACTGCTGGTAGCCAAGCCCTAA
- a CDS encoding NIPSNAP family protein, whose amino-acid sequence MKRRQFVTASLAASAALTTAQANPLTTPMAPARKQVYELRVYEFRFNLSQAGLNSYLTEGLIPALNRMGVKNVGVFTEMGKPEPAKTYVLIPYGSWEEYGMAATKLAADTAYGQAKAKYDALTPDKAPFVRYTTTLLNAFDGLPALTVPKAEGRLFELRTYEGYSEDAVRRKVKMFNDEEITIFNKTGLHPVFFGEVVAGEHMPCLTYMLTFKDMAERDANWKQFSANPDWKRVSGAPEYANTVSFIHRVFLEPAASSQI is encoded by the coding sequence ATGAAACGCAGACAATTTGTAACTGCCTCGCTGGCAGCTTCCGCCGCCCTGACAACCGCTCAGGCAAACCCCTTGACCACCCCGATGGCCCCGGCCCGCAAGCAGGTCTATGAACTTCGGGTCTATGAGTTTCGCTTCAACCTGTCGCAGGCGGGTCTGAACAGCTACCTCACCGAGGGGCTGATTCCCGCCCTGAACCGGATGGGCGTGAAGAACGTGGGCGTCTTCACGGAAATGGGCAAACCCGAGCCCGCCAAAACGTACGTGCTGATTCCCTACGGTTCGTGGGAAGAGTATGGCATGGCCGCCACTAAGCTCGCCGCCGATACAGCCTACGGGCAGGCGAAGGCCAAATACGACGCCCTGACGCCCGACAAAGCCCCGTTTGTGCGCTACACCACCACGCTACTCAACGCCTTCGACGGCCTGCCCGCGCTGACCGTGCCCAAGGCGGAAGGCCGCCTGTTTGAACTACGGACCTACGAAGGCTACTCGGAAGATGCCGTGCGGCGGAAAGTAAAAATGTTCAACGACGAAGAAATCACGATTTTCAACAAAACGGGGCTGCATCCGGTCTTTTTCGGCGAAGTGGTGGCCGGCGAACACATGCCCTGCCTCACCTACATGCTGACGTTCAAGGACATGGCCGAACGCGATGCCAACTGGAAACAGTTCAGCGCCAACCCCGACTGGAAACGGGTATCGGGCGCTCCCGAATACGCCAACACCGTGTCGTTCATTCACCGGGTGTTTCTGGAACCGGCCGCTTCCTCGCAGATTTAA
- a CDS encoding glycoside hydrolase family 9 protein, with protein sequence MHLTLPALRLRFLLGGLFFVAQTQAQSVSESIRLNQIGFYPNAAKVAIIVAGSDANGSDANRPDAAQPFQLTTPDGKQVVFSGTLSAARKNVISGKLARTADFSAFKKAGTYVVNVPGLGRSYPFSIGANVHRPVAVGALKGFYYQRMSTDLPERYAGQWHRPAGHPDNHVWIHPSAATATRPAGSTMASPRGWYDAGDYNKYIVNSGITMGTLLSLCEDFPDFCRTLTTNIPESNNRLPDLLDESLWNLRWMLTMQDPDDGGVYHKLTNPKFDGMVMPDKAGSPDRTSDRYAIQKTITATLDFAAVMAQASRVLKPYGRELPGLADSCLTAATKAWQWAKQNPNALYDQEAMNRAFDPDVTTGAYGDRNAGDEWIWAAAELYLTTKDDAYYTAVDLFPDAKTQLPSWAQVRPLAYYSLARLRNQLTARGQQDLPKVKAQLLQLADGLRQDVAKHAFQTPMGKVASDYIWGSSAVAANQGIALIQAYRLTNDATYLNAALANLDYLLGRNAVGYSFVTGFGHKTPMHPHHRPSVADGIDAPVPGLLSGGTNANAARQDKCPGYTTTVADEVFLDADCSYASNEIAINWNAPLVYLAAAVEALQQKATPIPAQP encoded by the coding sequence ATGCACCTGACACTCCCGGCCCTGCGCCTCCGCTTCCTTCTGGGCGGTCTTTTCTTCGTGGCGCAAACCCAGGCCCAGTCGGTTTCCGAATCGATCCGGCTCAACCAGATCGGGTTTTACCCCAACGCGGCTAAGGTCGCCATTATCGTAGCCGGGTCAGACGCCAACGGGTCGGACGCCAACAGGCCGGACGCTGCCCAGCCCTTTCAGCTGACCACGCCCGACGGCAAGCAGGTGGTGTTCTCAGGTACGTTGAGTGCGGCTCGCAAAAACGTCATTTCGGGTAAACTGGCACGTACAGCCGATTTTTCGGCCTTTAAAAAAGCTGGGACCTACGTCGTGAACGTACCTGGCCTGGGGCGCTCTTATCCGTTTTCGATTGGGGCCAACGTGCACCGCCCCGTGGCAGTGGGCGCGCTCAAAGGGTTTTATTACCAGCGCATGAGCACCGACCTGCCCGAACGCTACGCCGGGCAATGGCACCGCCCCGCCGGACACCCCGACAACCACGTCTGGATTCACCCGTCGGCGGCCACGGCCACGCGCCCGGCGGGCAGCACGATGGCTTCGCCGCGCGGCTGGTATGATGCCGGCGATTACAACAAGTACATCGTCAATTCGGGCATCACGATGGGTACGTTGCTGTCGCTTTGCGAAGACTTCCCCGACTTCTGCCGCACGCTGACCACCAACATCCCCGAAAGCAACAACCGCCTGCCCGACCTGCTCGATGAATCGCTCTGGAACCTGCGCTGGATGCTGACCATGCAGGACCCCGACGATGGGGGCGTATACCACAAACTCACCAACCCGAAGTTCGACGGGATGGTGATGCCCGACAAGGCCGGTTCACCCGATCGGACGAGCGATCGCTACGCCATTCAGAAAACCATCACGGCGACGCTCGACTTTGCGGCCGTGATGGCGCAGGCCAGTCGGGTGCTCAAACCTTATGGCCGCGAGCTGCCCGGCCTGGCCGATTCGTGCCTGACCGCCGCCACCAAAGCCTGGCAGTGGGCCAAACAGAACCCCAATGCGCTCTACGATCAGGAAGCGATGAACCGTGCCTTCGACCCCGACGTAACCACAGGGGCCTACGGCGACCGCAACGCGGGCGACGAGTGGATCTGGGCGGCAGCCGAGCTCTACCTGACTACCAAAGACGACGCGTATTACACCGCCGTCGACCTGTTTCCCGACGCTAAAACCCAGCTTCCGTCGTGGGCGCAGGTACGTCCGCTGGCTTACTATTCGCTTGCCCGCCTGCGTAATCAACTGACGGCCCGCGGCCAACAGGATCTGCCGAAGGTGAAAGCCCAGCTTCTCCAGCTGGCCGATGGCCTGCGGCAGGACGTGGCGAAACACGCGTTTCAGACACCGATGGGAAAGGTAGCGAGCGACTACATCTGGGGTAGCAGCGCCGTAGCGGCCAATCAGGGCATCGCCCTCATTCAGGCGTACCGGCTCACCAACGACGCCACGTACCTGAACGCCGCCCTCGCCAACCTCGATTACCTGCTGGGCCGCAATGCCGTGGGCTACTCGTTCGTCACGGGTTTTGGTCATAAAACGCCCATGCACCCGCACCACCGCCCATCGGTCGCCGACGGCATCGATGCGCCCGTGCCGGGTTTACTGTCGGGCGGAACCAACGCCAACGCCGCCCGGCAGGATAAATGCCCGGGCTATACCACCACCGTCGCCGATGAGGTCTTTCTGGACGCCGACTGCTCGTATGCCTCTAACGAAATCGCCATCAACTGGAATGCGCCGCTGGTGTATCTGGCCGCGGCGGTCGAAGCGCTTCAGCAGAAAGCGACACCTATTCCAGCGCAGCCCTGA
- a CDS encoding sialate O-acetylesterase produces MSVRFFCSVLLLASLAAHGQVRMARIFSDHVVLQRQQAIPVWGWAKPRETVKVTLAGQTQQTKADANGKWMVRFTPLEAGGPHTLVATAKSGNAQATDVLIGEVWLCSGQSNMEWPVRQANNFAAEKKNANFPTIRHFRVEHELALTPQTDLKTGDWKVASSETVGDFTAVGFFFARELAQKLNVPIGLMHSSWGGSQVEGWISKEGMLSNDELRPTVQNLPTNWAAADSLVDLKLRKQLQVPVNLTPADEANYLKPDYTFAGWRKTDPIGQWEWKDMRGFTGRGYMARLVDIPEEMVGTQTTLALAENDSPNQLYINGKLVAEGTMQGVRKFTIPANTWQAGQNRIVLKLGNMVNPSWYGPGLKGSATDLYVEDGLQRISLGSDWFIMPAFAEKHEYKRFMNNVAISIYNAMIAPLEPMAMRGVLWYQGETNAGRSYQYRQSFPLLINDWRQKFGQTMSFYFAQLSSYGPSQSSNQGSGWAELREAQTMTLSLPKTGMAVITDIGNPKDIHPTNKQDVGHRLALNALKLDYGQTVNYSSPMYDKVTFDGNKAIVRFKHADVGLTAHDKYGYVKGFEIAGDDKVFYYAQATISGNTVVVSHPKVAKPASVRYAWSDSPDEANLFSIDGLPANPFRTDDWPGVTQKVRFD; encoded by the coding sequence ATGAGCGTTCGTTTTTTCTGTTCCGTTCTGCTGCTTGCCAGTCTGGCGGCGCATGGCCAGGTCCGTATGGCCCGCATTTTCTCCGACCACGTGGTTTTGCAACGGCAACAGGCTATTCCGGTTTGGGGCTGGGCCAAACCGCGCGAGACCGTGAAGGTGACGCTGGCGGGCCAGACGCAGCAAACCAAGGCCGACGCCAACGGTAAATGGATGGTGCGGTTTACGCCCCTAGAAGCGGGTGGCCCCCACACACTGGTCGCCACGGCCAAATCGGGCAACGCGCAGGCAACTGACGTGCTCATTGGCGAGGTGTGGCTTTGCTCGGGGCAATCGAACATGGAATGGCCGGTGCGGCAGGCCAACAATTTTGCGGCCGAAAAAAAGAACGCCAATTTCCCGACCATCCGGCATTTCCGCGTGGAGCACGAGTTGGCCCTGACCCCGCAAACCGACCTGAAAACGGGCGACTGGAAAGTGGCGTCGTCGGAAACGGTGGGCGACTTCACGGCGGTCGGGTTCTTTTTCGCCCGTGAGCTGGCCCAGAAACTGAACGTACCCATCGGGCTGATGCACTCGTCGTGGGGCGGGTCGCAGGTCGAGGGCTGGATTAGCAAGGAAGGGATGTTGAGCAACGACGAGCTGCGACCTACCGTGCAAAACCTGCCCACCAACTGGGCCGCCGCCGACAGCCTGGTCGACCTGAAACTCCGCAAACAGCTACAGGTGCCGGTAAACCTTACCCCCGCCGACGAAGCCAACTACCTCAAGCCGGACTACACGTTTGCGGGCTGGCGAAAAACCGACCCCATCGGCCAGTGGGAATGGAAAGACATGCGCGGGTTCACCGGGCGCGGGTACATGGCCCGGCTCGTCGACATTCCCGAGGAGATGGTTGGCACGCAGACCACGCTGGCCCTGGCCGAAAACGACAGCCCGAATCAACTCTACATCAACGGTAAACTCGTGGCCGAAGGCACGATGCAGGGCGTTCGGAAGTTCACCATTCCGGCCAACACCTGGCAGGCGGGCCAAAACCGGATTGTGCTGAAGCTAGGCAACATGGTGAACCCCAGCTGGTATGGACCGGGGCTGAAGGGTTCGGCTACGGACCTTTACGTGGAAGACGGGTTGCAGCGCATCAGCCTCGGCAGCGACTGGTTCATCATGCCCGCCTTCGCCGAAAAGCACGAGTACAAGCGGTTCATGAACAACGTCGCCATCAGTATTTACAACGCCATGATCGCTCCGCTGGAACCCATGGCCATGCGCGGGGTACTGTGGTATCAGGGCGAAACCAACGCCGGGCGGTCGTATCAGTACCGGCAGTCCTTTCCGCTGCTCATTAACGACTGGCGGCAGAAATTCGGGCAGACCATGTCGTTCTATTTTGCCCAGCTCTCGAGCTATGGCCCTAGCCAGAGCAGCAACCAGGGAAGCGGCTGGGCCGAACTGCGCGAAGCCCAGACCATGACCCTTAGCCTACCCAAAACTGGTATGGCTGTCATCACCGACATTGGCAACCCCAAAGACATCCACCCGACCAACAAGCAGGACGTGGGCCACCGGCTGGCGCTGAACGCCCTCAAACTCGACTACGGGCAGACCGTCAATTACAGCTCGCCGATGTACGACAAGGTGACGTTTGACGGAAACAAAGCCATTGTCCGTTTCAAGCATGCCGACGTTGGTCTGACGGCGCACGACAAGTATGGCTACGTCAAAGGCTTCGAGATTGCGGGCGACGACAAAGTGTTTTACTACGCGCAGGCGACGATCAGCGGCAACACGGTGGTAGTGTCACACCCGAAGGTGGCCAAACCGGCGTCGGTGCGATACGCCTGGTCTGACTCACCCGACGAAGCTAACCTCTTCAGCATCGATGGCCTGCCCGCCAACCCCTTCCGCACCGACGACTGGCCCGGCGTCACGCAGAAAGTCCGCTTCGACTAG
- a CDS encoding glycoside hydrolase family 26 protein: MKPILSSNVFVSTIAAVGLTAGTLAGPSTLAGPRPKLIDAHATKETKALYHNLDKLSRKHILFGHQHATEYGHGWTGDANRSDVKSVSGSHPAVIGVDFSGLSGRPEAVIEKTKAELRRQIADTYDRGGVTTVAWHFSNPVTPRTGFYWKDSVSAPAVANLVPGGSHHAQYKAILRTVADLANTTKGSDGKLVPMLFRPYHELDGGWFWWGKPHCSRDEFTSLWRFTVTYLRDSLQVHNFIYTFSPDCLYKSEADYTDRYPGNDWVDVVGVDNYADFGRNGRYNIPAGIAKLKIMADFAAKNGKLAAFTETGLESIPDTTWWTNTLLKSLKAEKLKLAYVLVWRNDTRSPTHYYAPYPGQVSVPDFMRFYQDPYTLFETDLPNLYRRKRLLFF; the protein is encoded by the coding sequence ATGAAACCCATTCTGTCCTCCAACGTCTTCGTTTCAACCATCGCAGCCGTTGGGCTGACGGCCGGAACGCTCGCCGGCCCTTCTACCCTTGCCGGGCCCCGCCCGAAACTGATCGACGCCCACGCTACGAAAGAAACCAAAGCGCTGTACCACAACCTCGACAAACTGTCGCGGAAGCACATTCTGTTTGGGCATCAGCACGCCACCGAATACGGCCACGGCTGGACGGGCGACGCCAACCGCTCCGACGTCAAATCGGTCAGCGGGTCGCACCCCGCCGTGATTGGGGTCGACTTCAGTGGCTTATCGGGGCGCCCGGAGGCGGTGATCGAAAAGACAAAGGCGGAGCTTCGGAGGCAGATTGCCGACACCTACGACCGGGGCGGCGTAACGACCGTAGCCTGGCATTTTTCCAACCCTGTAACGCCCCGAACGGGCTTTTACTGGAAGGATTCCGTATCGGCCCCGGCGGTGGCTAATCTGGTGCCGGGCGGGTCGCACCACGCGCAGTACAAGGCCATTTTGCGAACGGTGGCCGATCTGGCCAACACGACTAAAGGCAGCGATGGCAAGCTGGTGCCGATGCTCTTCCGGCCGTATCACGAACTGGACGGCGGCTGGTTCTGGTGGGGCAAGCCGCATTGCTCGCGCGATGAGTTCACCAGCCTTTGGCGCTTCACGGTAACGTACCTGCGCGACAGCCTACAAGTCCATAACTTCATCTACACGTTTTCACCCGATTGCCTCTACAAATCCGAAGCCGACTACACCGACCGCTACCCCGGCAACGACTGGGTCGATGTGGTCGGCGTCGATAACTACGCCGATTTTGGCCGGAATGGGCGTTACAACATACCGGCGGGCATTGCCAAGCTCAAAATCATGGCCGATTTCGCCGCGAAAAACGGTAAACTGGCTGCTTTCACCGAAACCGGTCTGGAATCCATCCCCGACACGACCTGGTGGACCAACACGCTGCTAAAATCGCTGAAAGCCGAGAAGTTGAAGCTGGCCTATGTGCTGGTCTGGCGCAATGATACCCGCAGCCCCACGCACTACTACGCTCCCTACCCCGGTCAGGTAAGCGTGCCCGATTTTATGCGGTTTTATCAGGACCCGTACACTCTGTTTGAAACCGACCTGCCCAACCTCTACCGGCGTAAACGGCTGCTGTTCTTTTAG
- a CDS encoding amidase, with amino-acid sequence MVMTPSEYTQHDALALADLVQRGEATPIELLDMAIAQAERVNPTLNAIVTPLYEQGRRMLDQLPDDGPLRGVPFLLKDLELEWAGTPLKMGCKGYAGYVSSHDSYSVARYKQAGLVFFGKTNTPEFGLTPYTESTLYGPTRNPWKPTHSPGGSSGGSAAAVAAGIVPAATASDGGGSIRIPASCCGLFGLMPSRGRASMGPGFGELWQGCVRSHVVSRTVRDSAALLDVIAGPAVGDPYAFDKPADSFLSQVGRDPVEVSPRKLRVALTTQHPFPGQRTHEECVRAVQHTAKLLETLGYAVDEIALPYDHTALSELFLTMVIGETGATLRELADYLKRPTRRDDVELNTWALARLAEGYSAADFAYQTHRWNALSRIMGKLHETYDLLLTPVMARPPIAIGELQNSASETQLLKMIDTVGGLRFMKGSRQIDQLAEKSFGYIPFTPVANMTGQPSMSVPLYWTVDGLPVGSMFTAALGNEALLFRVAGQLEQAQPWADKLPSL; translated from the coding sequence ATGGTCATGACTCCTTCCGAATACACGCAACACGACGCTCTGGCGCTGGCCGATTTGGTGCAGCGGGGTGAGGCTACACCCATCGAATTACTCGATATGGCCATTGCGCAGGCCGAGCGCGTCAATCCCACGCTCAACGCGATCGTGACGCCCCTCTACGAACAGGGGCGCCGGATGCTCGATCAGTTGCCCGACGATGGGCCATTGCGGGGTGTTCCCTTTCTGCTGAAAGATCTGGAACTGGAATGGGCCGGAACGCCGCTGAAGATGGGCTGCAAAGGCTACGCTGGGTACGTATCGTCGCACGACAGCTACAGTGTAGCGCGATACAAGCAGGCCGGGCTGGTGTTTTTTGGAAAAACAAATACGCCAGAGTTTGGTCTAACGCCTTATACTGAGTCAACCCTATATGGTCCGACCCGCAACCCCTGGAAACCCACGCACTCACCGGGGGGCAGCAGTGGCGGCTCGGCGGCAGCGGTGGCGGCGGGTATCGTGCCGGCCGCTACGGCGTCGGATGGGGGCGGGAGCATCCGTATTCCGGCCTCGTGTTGTGGGCTGTTTGGCCTGATGCCGTCGCGGGGGCGGGCCAGCATGGGGCCTGGTTTTGGTGAGCTGTGGCAGGGCTGCGTACGGAGCCACGTAGTAAGCCGCACCGTGCGCGACAGTGCCGCGCTGCTCGACGTCATCGCTGGCCCGGCGGTCGGCGACCCATATGCCTTTGACAAACCGGCCGACTCGTTTCTGAGTCAGGTGGGGCGCGATCCCGTCGAGGTGAGCCCGCGCAAGCTGCGCGTGGCCCTCACGACCCAGCATCCATTTCCGGGGCAACGTACCCACGAGGAGTGCGTCCGGGCGGTGCAACATACGGCCAAACTGCTGGAAACGCTGGGGTATGCCGTCGATGAAATTGCGTTGCCCTACGACCATACCGCGCTGAGCGAACTGTTCCTGACGATGGTGATTGGCGAAACGGGCGCGACTCTCCGTGAACTGGCCGATTACCTCAAACGCCCAACCCGCCGCGACGACGTGGAACTGAATACCTGGGCATTGGCCCGGCTGGCCGAAGGCTATTCGGCGGCCGATTTTGCGTACCAGACGCACCGCTGGAATGCCCTCAGCCGGATCATGGGCAAGCTCCACGAAACCTATGACCTGCTGCTGACGCCCGTGATGGCGCGGCCCCCCATCGCCATCGGTGAGTTACAAAACAGCGCTTCCGAAACCCAACTGCTCAAAATGATCGACACGGTGGGTGGGCTGCGGTTTATGAAAGGCAGTCGGCAGATCGACCAACTGGCCGAAAAATCGTTTGGCTACATTCCGTTTACGCCCGTCGCCAACATGACTGGTCAGCCGTCGATGTCGGTGCCGCTTTACTGGACGGTCGATGGGTTGCCCGTTGGGTCCATGTTCACGGCCGCGCTGGGCAACGAGGCGCTACTGTTCCGCGTGGCGGGGCAACTGGAACAGGCGCAACCCTGGGCCGACAAACTGCCGTCGTTGTAA